The following proteins come from a genomic window of Mariniflexile sp. TRM1-10:
- a CDS encoding glycosyltransferase family 4 protein — MKNLLYIGNNLSKTGKTETTIETLSKNLSLEGYTVYTSSNKKNKLLRLLDMLSAILKYAKKVDYVLIDTYSTSNFYYALFCSYLCRFLNLKYLPILHGGNLPKRLKTNPKLSQAIFNHAYKNIAPSVYIQSEFEKAGYFNLFHIPNAITLKDYVFKQRNFETVHLLWVRSFSDMYNPLLAIKILKALQDEHINATLSMVGPDNDGSLQKAKDYAKALNVEVNFTGKLSKEAWISLSKSHTIFINTTNFDNMPVSVMEAMALGLPIISTNVGGMPFLINNNHDGILVDPNSANEFVEAVKRILSNHENTHKMTLNARKKVESYDWGVVKKLWISVFQ, encoded by the coding sequence ATGAAAAACCTCCTATACATAGGAAACAACTTATCTAAAACCGGTAAAACTGAAACGACCATTGAAACCTTGAGCAAAAATTTAAGCTTGGAAGGTTATACAGTATATACCAGTTCAAATAAAAAGAACAAACTATTACGTCTTCTTGATATGCTTTCTGCTATTTTAAAATATGCCAAGAAGGTAGATTATGTTTTAATTGATACGTATAGTACCTCAAATTTTTATTATGCGCTTTTTTGTAGTTATTTATGCCGCTTTTTAAACTTAAAATACCTGCCTATTTTACATGGTGGCAATTTACCAAAAAGACTAAAAACGAATCCAAAGCTAAGTCAAGCCATTTTTAATCATGCCTATAAAAATATAGCACCTTCGGTTTATATACAGTCTGAATTTGAAAAAGCAGGGTATTTTAATTTGTTTCATATACCCAATGCCATAACCCTTAAAGACTATGTTTTTAAACAAAGAAACTTCGAAACTGTTCATTTGCTATGGGTACGTTCGTTTTCAGACATGTACAATCCGCTTTTAGCTATTAAAATTTTAAAGGCTTTGCAAGATGAGCATATAAACGCGACGCTTAGCATGGTAGGACCCGATAATGATGGTTCTTTACAAAAAGCAAAGGATTATGCAAAAGCACTAAATGTTGAAGTGAATTTTACAGGAAAACTTTCAAAAGAAGCATGGATTTCATTATCTAAAAGCCACACTATTTTTATAAACACCACGAATTTTGATAACATGCCGGTTAGTGTGATGGAAGCCATGGCCTTAGGTTTGCCTATTATTTCTACAAACGTAGGCGGTATGCCGTTTTTAATTAATAACAACCACGATGGCATTTTGGTGGACCCAAACAGTGCAAACGAATTTGTTGAAGCTGTAAAAAGGATCCTTTCAAACCACGAAAACACACATAAAATGACTTTAAACGCCAGAAAAAAAGTAGAAAGTTATGATTGGGGTGTTGTTAAAAAGTTGTGGATTAGTGTGTTTCAATAA
- a CDS encoding O-antigen ligase family protein, producing the protein MKLSLYYKLLVFHVILAIGIYLIRPLALVYFLFITVFFSYKILMASKKYKTFYVLVACAYVVGIEVFLRMNGGTVFYEAIKYLVIIFVLMGLISNSFSNKALIYVLYIVLLIPGIFVAVADLGFETSIRRAIAFNLSGPICLGITAVFCYKRTLTYNQIKIVLLALLLPLISMAVYLFLFTPDLQEVITGTESNFMTSGGFGPNQVATVLGIGIFVLATRFFMSKDPFLYRFIDLCLLGILTYRALITFSRGGVITAVIMILFFVGLYYLKVNLKTKFRIKFSLFLFLICIFSIWLYSSIQTSGFIEKRYANQDAAGREKQDVTTGRTDLMAFELKEFIDNPFLGIGVGKVKEERLNETGVAAASHNEMSRIVAEHGLLGVFAFLILLMTPLVFRIKNKTNLFFYSFYLFWLLTINHSAMRIAAPALIYGLCLLNITYGNGRVKNEE; encoded by the coding sequence ATGAAGTTGTCGCTATATTATAAACTTCTCGTTTTTCATGTCATTTTAGCTATTGGTATTTACCTTATAAGGCCGTTGGCGTTGGTGTATTTTTTATTTATTACTGTATTTTTTAGCTATAAAATCTTAATGGCTTCTAAAAAGTACAAAACGTTCTATGTGTTGGTAGCTTGTGCCTATGTAGTCGGAATAGAGGTGTTTTTAAGAATGAATGGAGGTACGGTATTTTATGAAGCTATTAAATATTTGGTAATAATATTTGTTCTTATGGGCTTAATTAGCAATAGTTTTTCCAATAAGGCATTGATTTATGTGCTGTATATTGTACTATTAATACCAGGGATTTTTGTAGCGGTCGCCGATTTGGGTTTTGAAACGAGCATTAGAAGAGCCATCGCTTTTAACTTAAGTGGTCCTATTTGTCTAGGGATTACAGCCGTTTTTTGTTATAAACGTACCCTTACTTACAATCAGATAAAGATAGTGCTATTGGCCTTATTACTTCCTTTAATAAGTATGGCTGTTTATTTATTTTTATTTACGCCTGATTTACAAGAGGTAATTACAGGAACGGAATCAAATTTTATGACCTCTGGTGGTTTTGGTCCTAATCAAGTAGCAACTGTTTTGGGCATTGGTATATTTGTTTTGGCTACGCGGTTTTTTATGTCTAAAGACCCTTTTTTATACCGATTTATAGATTTGTGTTTATTAGGTATATTGACATACAGAGCACTTATTACCTTTAGTAGGGGTGGTGTTATTACAGCGGTTATTATGATTTTATTTTTTGTGGGATTATACTATTTAAAAGTTAATCTGAAAACCAAATTCCGTATAAAATTTTCATTGTTTTTATTTTTAATATGTATATTTTCTATTTGGTTATACAGTTCTATTCAGACGAGCGGATTTATTGAAAAACGTTATGCTAATCAAGATGCAGCAGGACGGGAAAAGCAAGATGTAACAACAGGTCGAACCGATTTAATGGCTTTTGAGCTTAAAGAGTTTATCGATAATCCTTTTTTAGGTATTGGGGTAGGTAAAGTAAAAGAAGAACGTTTAAACGAGACAGGCGTTGCAGCAGCGTCTCACAACGAAATGAGTAGAATAGTAGCCGAACACGGGTTATTAGGCGTGTTTGCCTTCCTTATCTTGTTAATGACTCCTTTGGTTTTTAGGATAAAAAATAAAACAAACTTATTTTTCTATTCGTTTTATTTATTTTGGTTATTGACCATTAATCACTCAGCAATGCGTATAGCGGCACCAGCATTGATTTATGGACTTTGTTTATTGAATATTACTTATGGAAACGGGAGGGTTAAGAATGAAGAATGA
- a CDS encoding glycosyltransferase gives MKVLQLIDSLHAGGAERVAVNYANALASRVEKSFLCATRAEGLLKQSVLKEVHYLFLNKKSSLDFKAIRKLNRFVKTNNIAIIHAHASSFFIATIIKILNPKLVLIWHEHYGNRAQTSSVNKFILKLCSFFFSCIIAVNKALKVRSEDKLLTKNVYVLANYPQINPTLKLTTLHGETGKRLVCLANLRPDKDHINLLNAFNEVFKLQPDWSLHLVGYFYEDDYYRSIKSFIIERHLEKHVFIYGSCADASNILSQSTMGVLSSKSEGLPVALLEYGLAKLPVVATNVGDCSKVISNNEEGLLVEPINHKVLAEALLTYINDLDLRNKVAKNLYLKVTSTFSEAKAMESLIEIYKAHQK, from the coding sequence ATGAAAGTTTTACAGCTTATAGATTCGTTACATGCTGGTGGCGCAGAACGTGTGGCAGTAAATTACGCAAACGCGTTAGCAAGTCGTGTTGAAAAGTCGTTTTTATGTGCTACTAGGGCTGAAGGGTTGTTAAAACAAAGTGTATTGAAAGAGGTCCATTATTTGTTTTTAAATAAAAAATCTAGTTTAGACTTTAAGGCTATAAGAAAGCTTAATAGATTTGTTAAAACCAATAATATAGCTATCATTCATGCACATGCCTCCTCATTTTTTATAGCAACCATCATTAAAATTTTAAATCCGAAACTGGTCTTAATTTGGCATGAGCATTACGGAAATAGAGCCCAGACGTCAAGTGTAAATAAATTTATTTTAAAACTGTGTTCTTTTTTTTTCTCATGTATCATTGCAGTTAATAAGGCATTGAAAGTAAGGAGTGAAGATAAGCTTTTGACTAAAAATGTATATGTTTTAGCTAATTATCCACAAATTAATCCGACTTTAAAATTAACAACGCTTCATGGTGAAACTGGTAAACGCCTTGTGTGTTTAGCGAATTTAAGACCCGATAAGGACCATATTAATTTATTAAATGCCTTTAATGAGGTTTTTAAGCTTCAACCAGATTGGAGCTTGCATTTAGTTGGGTATTTTTATGAAGATGACTATTATCGTTCAATTAAAAGCTTTATTATTGAACGTCATTTAGAAAAACATGTGTTTATTTACGGAAGCTGTGCCGATGCTTCTAATATTTTAAGCCAAAGTACTATGGGGGTATTGTCGTCAAAATCTGAAGGATTGCCAGTAGCACTTTTGGAGTATGGTTTAGCAAAATTACCCGTAGTAGCAACAAATGTAGGCGATTGTAGTAAAGTGATCTCCAATAATGAGGAAGGTCTTTTAGTTGAACCTATAAACCATAAAGTTTTAGCTGAAGCTTTATTAACTTATATTAATGATTTAGATTTGAGGAATAAAGTTGCTAAAAATTTATATTTGAAAGTGACGTCCACTTTTTCAGAAGCAAAAGCTATGGAATCACTAATTGAAATCTACAAAGCCCATCAAAAATGA